A segment of the Candidatus Poribacteria bacterium genome:
GCGGTTTTTCCACCTGTTGGGAGGTTGCCAAAAAACAGGTACGGCAGCAGCATCTTCCAGCAAAAGTGCATACGCATTTCTTCTTACCCAATGGAAATATACACGCATTGGGCAGCATCGAAAACAGGGTCTACATCTGGGATGTTGAAACCAGCGAAAGAATTGCTACCCTTTCAGAACATTCAAAAAAGGTAAATACCGCCGCGTATTCATACATAAGCAAGGTTTGGGCGACCGGCGATATAGCGGGAAACTTATATGTGTCAGACGGAAAGGGAAAACAGATAACTTTGTCCGGACATAGGAATTCAATAGAATCTCTGGCTTTCTCACCGAATGGTAGTCAACTGGTGAGTGCGTCAGGAGACAAAACGGTGCGCGTATGGGACATTCCATCTGGCAAAAAAGTCGCCTCGCTCCCATTAAACCAGTTAGATCCAGAATGGTATCTTGGTAACTCACATCAAAAACAGCGTCTTAGGAAAACACAACGTGCTAGGTCCGAAAGAGGAGATACAACACAGCCGCCTGTTGAAATTAAAGCTATCGCTTTTTCGCCTCGCGGGGACATCATTGCTGGTGGCTTAATTTGGGAGATTCGGTTATGGGATGCCGCCACCTATGACATCCGCGCGGCGATCCTTCTACCAAGGGAATGTCGGTGTCCGTATGCGTTGGCATTTTCACCGTGTGGTAGGTATCTTGCCTCCGGCTCCTGGTGGGCTGGAACAGAGAAAGTGTCCATTCGGTTATGGGACATCGCCACTTGTGAAAATATCCACACGTTCTGGGGTCATCCCACCGATGTTCAAGATCTCGCCTTTTCACCGGATGGTGCGCTTTTGGCGAGTGGAAGTGCTGATGGTACCATCCTGCTCTGGGATATGAAACCTTATTTGTAAAGTAATCGTGCCTTTTGCTGTTCGTATCGCGCTGTTAGTTCTCTTTTTAATTTTCATGGGTATCACTTTCGGAGTGTATCCTACTATACGGGCAGCACGGATGACACCCATTGACGCACTCCGAACGGATGCATAGGCGTGTCTAAATTGCTTTCAAACCTGAGATTGGAAGGGTGGAAAATTGGAAGGGTGGAAGATTAGAAAGGGAAGTTTTTTCGGTTACGCAACTCAAAAACATAAGGAGGCTCCTCCTCGGTTGGCAATACGCCTTCCGATTGTAATCAACACAATGAACTTTTACCAAAAAATCCTTTTATGTGCCATTGTGCTACTTGCCTGTTGGATACGCGTCCAAGGCGTATCCAGACTTCCCGATGGGCAGTTCACCTCTAACGATGCCTATCTCTTCGCTTCACAAGCACAAGAGATTGCCGAGCACGGAGTCCTCTCCGCACGCGATATGCAGCGTTGGCTGCCACACGGCAGAGATAACGGACAGATATTTCCACTCTACGCCTACGCCATCGCCTACACCCACAAAGCCATCGGTTGGGTGTCTCCAAAACTCACGCTTTATCATATCCAAGTCTATATCTCCGCTATCTGTTTCACACTCGGACTCGGTGTGTTGTGTTTCTTCCTTGCTCGCGTCTACGGTGTCACCTTCGCAGCAATTGCTGCGCTCCTTCTGGCAACGCTGCCGGGGAGTATAGAACGGAGCGCGGCGGGTTTTGGCGACAGGGATGCATGGTGCTGGATGCTCGGCATATTTGCCGTCATCAGTTATCTCTGGAAAGAAGGTATGG
Coding sequences within it:
- a CDS encoding WD40 repeat domain-containing protein gives rise to the protein HASNSTNYIQQYKCDRLLEVWAGNVVFSTDNQYIAAARNGEGMVYLWAAETGKLSATLSPDPEITTGLIRVVPRPLCFSSDGQMLACVSAINTDGTTVGTSDFISVWDVKSGKQIATLKGPTAVVHALDFSPCGQLLAAGDADGILHEWDIATEKQVQMSSKYAEKPRETYVPLPVVIPAYSPSGVLHNIARSQSKTRITLWNVERSEKLNTLKHHQDIRNIYFAKGITWNRDSQKPIVVFTSVRDINVWTLDKPNSIVTTSIDTDSVESVAFSPDGQTLASVSRGGFSTCWEVAKKQVRQQHLPAKVHTHFFLPNGNIHALGSIENRVYIWDVETSERIATLSEHSKKVNTAAYSYISKVWATGDIAGNLYVSDGKGKQITLSGHRNSIESLAFSPNGSQLVSASGDKTVRVWDIPSGKKVASLPLNQLDPEWYLGNSHQKQRLRKTQRARSERGDTTQPPVEIKAIAFSPRGDIIAGGLIWEIRLWDAATYDIRAAILLPRECRCPYALAFSPCGRYLASGSWWAGTEKVSIRLWDIATCENIHTFWGHPTDVQDLAFSPDGALLASGSADGTILLWDMKPYL